One window of the Perca fluviatilis chromosome 5, GENO_Pfluv_1.0, whole genome shotgun sequence genome contains the following:
- the LOC120559083 gene encoding lymphocyte antigen 75-like, translated as MDKLLLLIMAASGLSAVSSAAGLQYYFVYDRKNFTEAQRYCREKHTDLVTVDSMEVMNNLTNTADLDNMFYSNNSYRAWIGLSGGNWRWSLSDPSYYKPGEMEFRRWYPGRPIAGYSEKICTRMGFNGLWYNDSCDNSRYAVCADVRGSDVTSVIVTTVMTWPEAQIYCRAHYTDLASVRNMAENQKVQEVIPGESYPWIGLFRDSWKWSDGSTSSFSFWKNGQPDNKNGNETCVAADFSQSGAWEGWSCDMERAFICYGPVVSASKKVLKVKFENKKNVDLNDPAVMEAMLKQLKQKLRAQGLDHNIKLSWRKQADGKVFHKEDKKTNKRRRKREEL; from the exons ATGGACAAACTTCTTCTGCTCATCATGGCTGCATCAG GGCTGAGTGCTGTCTCATCAGCTGCTGGACTTCAGTACTATTTTGTTTATGACAGGAAGAACTTTACTGAAGCCCAAAGATactgcagagagaaacacacagacctgGTCACTGTAGACAGCATGGAGGTTATGAATAACCTGACCAACACGGCAGATTTAGACAACATGTTCTACTCCAACAACAGCTAC AGAGCCTGGATAGGACTGTCCGGTGGCAACTGGAGGTGGTCTCTGTCAGACCCAAGTTACTACAAACCCGGGGAGATGGAGTTCAGACGATGGTACCCTGGACGACCAATCGCTGGATACAGTGAAAAAATCTGCACAAGGATGGGTTTTAATGGACTCTGGTACAACGACAGTTGTGACAACAGCCGTTATGCAGTCTGCGCAGATGTCAGAG GATCAGATGTGACTTCTGTCATCGTCACCACCGTTATGACATGGCCTGAAGCCCAGATCTACTGCAGAGCTCATTACACAGACCTGGCCAGTGTGAGAAACATGGCAGAGAACCAGAAGgtacaggaggtgatacctggAGAATCCTATCCCTGGATCGGCCTTTTCAGAGACTCCTGGAAGTGGTCAGATGGAAGTACCTCCTCATTCAGCTTCTGGAAGAACGGGCAACCTGATAACAAGAATGGGAACGAGACTTGTGTGGCTGCAGActtcagccaatcaggagcCTGGGAGGGCTGGTCCTGTGACATGGAGAGAGCGTTCATTTGCTACGGTCCAG TGGTGTCTGCTTCAAAGAAAGTGCTGAAAGTGAAGTTTGAGAACAAGAAGAATGTGGATCTGAATGACCCTGCTGTGATGGAGGCCATGTTGAAGCAG ctGAAACAGAAGCTGAGGGCCCAGGGGCTGGACCACAACATCAAACTGAGCTGGAGGAAGCAGGCCGATGGAAAAGTCTTCCACAAGGAAGACAAGAAGACcaacaagaggaggaggaagagggaggagctGTAA